A region from the Arachis ipaensis cultivar K30076 chromosome B01, Araip1.1, whole genome shotgun sequence genome encodes:
- the LOC107640995 gene encoding uncharacterized protein LOC107640995 isoform X2, which yields MVSTGCDEPHCSCVTNTIVKIARARVLQQKFMQLRHLDSNFMAENIGSKIPKGMLVSFQPTLDMEINGLHLANASYIFNTALDPEYLFQICTFAMTRKVLKTLEPGRQVVDYVLILLARMLALDSIRLQ from the exons ATGGTTTCAACTGGATGCGACGAACCCCACTGCTCGTGTGTCACCAATACGATCGTGAAGATTGCTCGGGCTCGAGTCCTTCAACAGAAATTCATGCAATTGAGGCACCTAGATAGCAATTTTATGGCAGAGAATATTGGTAGCAAAATTCCCAAG GGTATGCTGGTCTCATTTCAACCTACTCTGGACATGGAGATAAATGGATTGCACCTAGCTAACGCATCCTACATCTTTAATACTGCGTTGGACCCAGA ATACTTGTTCCAAATTTGCACTTTCGCCATGACGCGCAAGGTCCTAAAGACTTTAGAACCGGGGAGGCAAGTAGTTGACTAT GTGCTGATTCTGTTGGCAAGGATGCTTGCCTTAGACTCCATAAGGCTGCAATGA
- the LOC107640985 gene encoding chitinase-3-like protein 1 isoform X1 gives MGIKKIAIASFTTIVVLLFQQSWLAWGQVKGGYWYYDSGVDASSIDSSLYTHLYCAFAALDANTFQATLPSNVFSTFTQTVKRRNPNVNTFLSVGGGFGRNLSLRFSAMASQSSTRKAFIDSTIQLARSNGFGGVDLDWEYPSSDADRNNLALLLQEWQAANQEDSRNTGRASLLLTAAVAGSNQISSLQYYPIAAINDYTDWLNLMVYDLFIPEQYRSSTQPPAPLYNPGGVFSADEGVSSWIGLGIAANRLTFGLPFYGYAWNLVNPNNNGLFAPAAGPAQSSTGSMTYRQIRDFINNQRPQQVYHSAYVTNYCYSGNTWIGYDDTQSVSAKIRYAKGRGMVGYFSWQVSGDDTSSTLATTAYNTWDSSLRGEQQGSAQRLTEAK, from the exons ATGGGCATAAAAAAGATAGCAATAGCGAGTTTCACAACCATTGTTGTGTTGTTATTCCAGCAAAGTTGGTTAGCATGGGGACAAGTTAAGGGAGGTTACTGGTACTATGACAGTGGGGTGGATGCTTCATCTATTGACTCATCCCTCTACACTCACCTCTACTGTGCTTTCGCCGCCCTTGATGCCAACACCTTCCAAGCCACCTTACCCTCCAATGTCTTCTCTACCTTCACTCAGACCGTCAAGCGCCGGAACCCTAACGTCAACACCTTTCTCTCCGTTGGCGGAGGCTTCGGCCGCAACTTGTCCCTTCGCTTCTCCGCCATGGCCAGCCAAAGCAGCACCCGCAAGGCCTTTATAGACTCCACCATCCAGCTAGCCAGATCCAACGGCTTCGGAGGCGTGGATCTCGACTGGGAGTACCCTTCCTCCGACGCCGACAGGAACAACTTAGCTCTCCTCCTCCAAGAATGGCAAGCAGCTAATCAAGAAGATTCTAGAAACACCGGGAGAGCTTCGTTGCTTTTGACAGCTGCCGTTGCTGGATCTAACCAGATATCTTCGTTGCAGTATTACCCTATCGCCGCCATTAACGACTACACGGACTGGTTGAACCTTATGGTGTACGATCTGTTCATTCCGGAACAGTATCGTTCTTCGACACAGCCACCTGCACCGTTGTACAACCCTGGAGGAGTGTTCAGTGCAGATGAAGGGGTTTCGTCGTGGATTGGACTCGGAATTGCCGCTAATAGGTTGACTTTTGGGTTGCCGTTTTATGGATATGCATGGAATTTGGTGAACCCTAATAATAATGGATTGTTTGCTCCTGCTGCTGGTCCTGCTCAAAGTTCCACCGGGAGCATGACGTATAGGCAGATTAGAGATTTCATAAACAATCAAAGGCCACaacaagtgtatcactcagcttATGTGACTAATTATTGTTATTCTGGGAATACCTGGATTGGTTATGATGATACTCAGAGTGTCTCTGCTAAGATCAGATACGCCAAGGGCAGAGGAATGGTTGGATATTTTTCATGGCAGGTTAGTGGGGATGACACCTCTTCCACCCTTGCTACAACCG CTTATAATACTTGGGATAGCAGCTTACGCGGAGAGCAACAGGGTTCAGCTCAGAGGTTGACAGAAGCTAAATAA
- the LOC107640956 gene encoding phosphatidylinositol-glycan biosynthesis class F protein isoform X1 yields the protein MDRRKKREKTTVTKPSTVDAPSPPKISPSEAFLVTLSTVFGLGLAFYVANSGFSIDLVTDPSRTIFFIWIVELPIVILLYSRYRQNPRQCMCLVFVCHVQYLRAVGRGLLAVPIGALLNCLGAIALGAPVTFQFLPKTVNWSLMMSLFTTVPASCVLGSSWAHWKRIFAQTQPNGSVEYLICLPAHGAVIGGWFGAWPMPLDWERPWQEWPICVSYGAIGGYMVGLVASCVFVLACARSQHVKQT from the exons ATGGATCGccggaaaaagagagagaaaacgaCGGTAACTAAACCCTCAACGGTAGATGCTCCCTCGCCACCGAAAATCTCACCTTCAGAGGCATTCCTCGTCACACTTTCTACTGTTTTTGGGTTGGGTTTAGCGTTCTATGTTGCTAATAGTGGCTTCTCAATAGACCTTGTCACTGATCCTTCTCGCACTATCTTCTTCATCTGG ATTGTGGAGCTTCCAATTGTGATCCTTCTCTACAGTCGCTATCGACAGAATCCCCGGCAATGCATG TGTTTGGTTTTCGTGTGTCATGTGCAGTACCTGCGAGCCGTTGGACGTGGCTTGCTAGCAGTTCCAATAG GGGCGCTACTAAATTGTTTAGGAGCTATTGCTTTGGGGGCACCTGTCACCTTTCA GTTTCTCCCAAAGACTGTAAATTGGTCTCTTATGATGTCATTGTTCACA ACAGTTCCAGCATCATGTGTTCTTGGTTCATCATGGGCTCATTGGAAGCGGATCTTTGCACAAACACA GCCAAATGGATCTGTAGAgtatttgatttgtttgccaGCTCATGGAGCAGTTATTGGGGGCTGGTTTGGGGCTTGGCCAATGCCACTTGACTGGGAGAGGCCATGGCAG GAATGGCCTATTTGTGTGAGCTATGGAGCAATAGGTGGGTACATGGTGGGATTGGTAGCATCATGTGTCTTTGTTCTTGCTTGTGCTAGATCGCAGCATGTCAAACAAACATGA
- the LOC107640995 gene encoding uncharacterized protein LOC107640995 isoform X1: MVSTGCDEPHCSCVTNTIVKIARARVLQQKFMQLRHLDSNFMAENIGSKIPKGMLVSFQPTLDMEINGLHLANASYIFNTALDPERYLFQICTFAMTRKVLKTLEPGRQVVDYVLILLARMLALDSIRLQ, encoded by the exons ATGGTTTCAACTGGATGCGACGAACCCCACTGCTCGTGTGTCACCAATACGATCGTGAAGATTGCTCGGGCTCGAGTCCTTCAACAGAAATTCATGCAATTGAGGCACCTAGATAGCAATTTTATGGCAGAGAATATTGGTAGCAAAATTCCCAAG GGTATGCTGGTCTCATTTCAACCTACTCTGGACATGGAGATAAATGGATTGCACCTAGCTAACGCATCCTACATCTTTAATACTGCGTTGGACCCAGA GAGATACTTGTTCCAAATTTGCACTTTCGCCATGACGCGCAAGGTCCTAAAGACTTTAGAACCGGGGAGGCAAGTAGTTGACTAT GTGCTGATTCTGTTGGCAAGGATGCTTGCCTTAGACTCCATAAGGCTGCAATGA
- the LOC107640945 gene encoding uncharacterized protein LOC107640945 — MLRCSCTTKTPIFLFLFLIFHFQILFYQAHCWIKAGYWFYGSEFPVSNIETSLYTHLLCAFADVNASTYELSIPSDAAASFPSFTATLKHTNPSLSTLLSIGGGTADYTVLSSMVSNASSRKSFIHSSITLARTYGFQGLDLSWVSANTTNDLKNMGLLFQEWREAAKSEAINSTNNNNQELILTAAVPYQPGSDFGSYPVESISDNLNWVNVLDYDYYTPQSTNFTGAHSALYDPSSDVNTDTGIKRWIDSGVSASKLVLSLPFYGYAWKLRNQRENGIGAAATGPAITKGGDMTYKEIKDYVQRYEATVLYNATYVVNYFSIGSNWIGFDDADAVKTKVSYAKEKKLGGYVVWQVPYDDDKWQLSSAAAQQVVGGGEHHNWRLPVVITLTSVVCIILLGFIIYYIRRRLVKPKGIIIAARDAGHFPDCVPDVQVFSLCDIELATDRFSIENKLGQGGYGPVYKGILPDGREIAVKKLSKTSTQGFEEFKNEVTLTARLQHVNLVQLLGFYIDREEQMLVYEYMPNKSLDYYLFDPIRRLLLDWSKRVAIIEGVTQGLLYLQEYSRLTIIHRDIKASNILLDGEMKPKISDFGMARIFSKDEQEANTAKIVGTYGYVSPEYLKKGLYSVKSDVYSFGVLLLQIIGGKVTRYYGEHENLTLMEYAYELWKEGRGMEFADPFLDDTASGCKILRCIQIGLLCVQEDANDRPSVLEISSMLRSETVLATPKKPAFSREKDMQEHGEFVMKQEHYSVNEATMSQIVAR; from the exons ATGCTGCGGTGTTCTTGTACCACAAAAACTCccatcttcctcttcctctttctcatcTTCCACTTCCAGATTCTCTTCTACCAAGCACACTGTTGGATAAAAGCTGGTTACTGGTTTTACGGTTCTGAATTTCCCGTTTCTAACATAGAAACTTCTCTCTACACTCACCTCCTATGCGCTTTTGCTGATGTCAACGCTTCAACCTATGAACTTTCCATCCCTTCCGATGCTGCAGCATCATTTCCTTCTTTCACAGCCACTCTCAAGCACACCAATCCATCTCTCTCTACACTTCTTTCCATCGGTGGTGGTACTGCTGACTACACTGTCTTATCTTCCATGGTAAGCAATGCTTCTTCAAGAAAATCATTCATTCACTCTTCAATAACACTCGCTAGAACCTATGGCTTCCAAGGCCTTGATCTTTCATGGGTTTCTGCTAACACTACCAATGACTTGAAAAACATGGGACTGCTCTTTCAAGAGTGGAGAGAAGCTGCAAAATCTGAGGCAATAAACTCCACCAACAATAATAATCAAGAACTTATTTTAACTGCGGCTGTTCCATATCAACCAGGTTCTGATTTTGGTTCTTACCCTGTGGAGTCTATTAGTGATAACTTGAATTGGGTAAATGTTTTGGATTATGATTACTACACACCTCAATCAACAAATTTTACTGGAGCTCATTCAGCCTTGTATGATCCTTCTAGTGATGTCAACACAGACACCGGAATCAAGCGATGGATAGATAGTGGGGTATCTGCTAGTAAGTTGGTTTTGTCGTTACCATTCTATGGATATGCATGGAAGCTTAGGAACCAAAGGGAGAATGGAATAGGTGCAGCAGCAACAGGTCCAGCAATCACAAAAGGAGGAGACATGACCTACAAGGAAATCAAGGATTATGTTCAAAGATATGAAGCAACTGTGTTGTATAATGCTACTTACGTGGTCAATTATTTTTCAATTGGGTCAAATTGGATAGGATTTGATGATGCCGATGCTGTTAAAACCAAGGTGTCTTATGCTAAAGAAAAGAAACTAGGTGGTTATGTTGTATGGCAAGTTCCCTATGATGATGACAAATGGCAACTTTCTAGTGCTGCAG CTCAACAGGTGGTTGGCGGCGGAGAACACCATAATTGGCGGTTACCGGTGGTGATCACTTTGACAAGTGTTGTATGTATTATTCTGTTGGGTTTCATAATTTACTACATAAGAAGGAGACTAGTAAAACCAAAGG GAATCATAATTGCGGCTAGAGATGCAGGACATTTTCCTGATTGTGTTCCTGATGTGCAAGTCTTTAGCTTATGTGATATTGAGTTAGCCACTGATAGATTTTCGATTGAAAACAAGCTTGGTCAGGGTGGCTATGGTCCTGTTTACAAG GGAATATTACCAGATGGCAGGGAAATAGCAGTGAAGAAGTTATCAAAGACTTCAACACAAGGGTTTGAAGAATTCAAGAATGAGGTAACACTCACTGCAAGACTACAGCATGTGAATCTTGTTCAGTTGTTGGGATTCTACATTGATAGAGAAGAACAGATGCTGGTGTATGAGTACATGCCAAACAAAAGCCTTGACTACTATCTATTTG ACCCTATCAGGCGGCTTCTTCTGGATTGGAGCAAGCGTGTAGCTATTATTGAGGGTGTTACTCAGGGACTACTTTATCTACAAGAATATTCGAGATTAACAATAATTCATAGAGATATAAAAGCTAGCAACATTCTGTTAGATGGTGAGATGAAACCAAAGATTTCAGATTTTGGTATGGCAAGAATAttctcaaaagatgagcaagaagCAAACACGGCTAAGATTGTTGGAACATA TGGTTATGTCTCTCCTGAATACCTTAAAAAAGGCTTGTATTCAGTAAAATCCGATGTGTATAGCTTTGGAGTTCTACTTCTGCAGATTATAGGTGGCAAAGTAACAAGATATTATGGCGAGCACGAAAACTTAACCTTGATGGAATAT GCTTATGAATTGTGGAAAGAAGGAAGAGGCATGGAGTTTGCGGATCCTTTTCTTGATGACACAGCTTCAGGCTGCAAAATATTGAGGTGCATACAAATAGGTCTATTATGTGTGCAAGAAGATGCCAATGACAGGCCTTCTGTGTTGGAAATTTCTTCTATGTTAAGAAGTGAAACTGTTCTTGCTACACCAAAGAAGCCAGCGTTTTCAAGAGAAAAAGACATGCAGGAGCACGGTGAATTTGTTATGAAGCAAGAACATTATTCGGTTAACGAAGCAACAATGTCTCAGATTGTAGCAAGATAG
- the LOC107640985 gene encoding chitinase-3-like protein 1 isoform X2: MGIKKIAIASFTTIVVLLFQQSWLAWGQVKGGYWYYDSGVDASSIDSSLYTHLYCAFAALDANTFQATLPSNVFSTFTQTVKRRNPNVNTFLSVGGGFGRNLSLRFSAMASQSSTRKAFIDSTIQLARSNGFGGVDLDWEYPSSDADRNNLALLLQEWQAANQEDSRNTGRASLLLTAAVAGSNQISSLQYYPIAAINDYTDWLNLMVYDLFIPEQYRSSTQPPAPLYNPGGVFSADEGVSSWIGLGIAANRLTFGLPFYGYAWNLVNPNNNGLFAPAAGPAQSSTGSMTYRQIRDFINNQRPQQVYHSAYVTNYCYSGNTWIGYDDTQSVSAKIRYAKGRGMVGYFSWQLIILGIAAYAESNRVQLRG; this comes from the exons ATGGGCATAAAAAAGATAGCAATAGCGAGTTTCACAACCATTGTTGTGTTGTTATTCCAGCAAAGTTGGTTAGCATGGGGACAAGTTAAGGGAGGTTACTGGTACTATGACAGTGGGGTGGATGCTTCATCTATTGACTCATCCCTCTACACTCACCTCTACTGTGCTTTCGCCGCCCTTGATGCCAACACCTTCCAAGCCACCTTACCCTCCAATGTCTTCTCTACCTTCACTCAGACCGTCAAGCGCCGGAACCCTAACGTCAACACCTTTCTCTCCGTTGGCGGAGGCTTCGGCCGCAACTTGTCCCTTCGCTTCTCCGCCATGGCCAGCCAAAGCAGCACCCGCAAGGCCTTTATAGACTCCACCATCCAGCTAGCCAGATCCAACGGCTTCGGAGGCGTGGATCTCGACTGGGAGTACCCTTCCTCCGACGCCGACAGGAACAACTTAGCTCTCCTCCTCCAAGAATGGCAAGCAGCTAATCAAGAAGATTCTAGAAACACCGGGAGAGCTTCGTTGCTTTTGACAGCTGCCGTTGCTGGATCTAACCAGATATCTTCGTTGCAGTATTACCCTATCGCCGCCATTAACGACTACACGGACTGGTTGAACCTTATGGTGTACGATCTGTTCATTCCGGAACAGTATCGTTCTTCGACACAGCCACCTGCACCGTTGTACAACCCTGGAGGAGTGTTCAGTGCAGATGAAGGGGTTTCGTCGTGGATTGGACTCGGAATTGCCGCTAATAGGTTGACTTTTGGGTTGCCGTTTTATGGATATGCATGGAATTTGGTGAACCCTAATAATAATGGATTGTTTGCTCCTGCTGCTGGTCCTGCTCAAAGTTCCACCGGGAGCATGACGTATAGGCAGATTAGAGATTTCATAAACAATCAAAGGCCACaacaagtgtatcactcagcttATGTGACTAATTATTGTTATTCTGGGAATACCTGGATTGGTTATGATGATACTCAGAGTGTCTCTGCTAAGATCAGATACGCCAAGGGCAGAGGAATGGTTGGATATTTTTCATGGCAG CTTATAATACTTGGGATAGCAGCTTACGCGGAGAGCAACAGGGTTCAGCTCAGAGGTTGA
- the LOC107640956 gene encoding uncharacterized protein C1450.15 isoform X3 yields the protein MDRRKKREKTTVTKPSTVDAPSPPKISPSEAFLVTLSTVFGLGLAFYVANSGFSIDLVTDPSRTIFFIWIVELPIVILLYSRYRQNPRQCMCLVFVCHVQYLRAVGRGLLAVPIGALLNCLGAIALGAPVTFQFLPKTVNWSLMMSLFTTVPASCVLGSSWAHWKRIFAQTQYDSSHGAVIGGWFGAWPMPLDWERPWQEWPICVSYGAIGGYMVGLVASCVFVLACARSQHVKQT from the exons ATGGATCGccggaaaaagagagagaaaacgaCGGTAACTAAACCCTCAACGGTAGATGCTCCCTCGCCACCGAAAATCTCACCTTCAGAGGCATTCCTCGTCACACTTTCTACTGTTTTTGGGTTGGGTTTAGCGTTCTATGTTGCTAATAGTGGCTTCTCAATAGACCTTGTCACTGATCCTTCTCGCACTATCTTCTTCATCTGG ATTGTGGAGCTTCCAATTGTGATCCTTCTCTACAGTCGCTATCGACAGAATCCCCGGCAATGCATG TGTTTGGTTTTCGTGTGTCATGTGCAGTACCTGCGAGCCGTTGGACGTGGCTTGCTAGCAGTTCCAATAG GGGCGCTACTAAATTGTTTAGGAGCTATTGCTTTGGGGGCACCTGTCACCTTTCA GTTTCTCCCAAAGACTGTAAATTGGTCTCTTATGATGTCATTGTTCACA ACAGTTCCAGCATCATGTGTTCTTGGTTCATCATGGGCTCATTGGAAGCGGATCTTTGCACAAACACAGTATGATTCAT CTCATGGAGCAGTTATTGGGGGCTGGTTTGGGGCTTGGCCAATGCCACTTGACTGGGAGAGGCCATGGCAG GAATGGCCTATTTGTGTGAGCTATGGAGCAATAGGTGGGTACATGGTGGGATTGGTAGCATCATGTGTCTTTGTTCTTGCTTGTGCTAGATCGCAGCATGTCAAACAAACATGA
- the LOC107640956 gene encoding phosphatidylinositol-glycan biosynthesis class F protein isoform X2, with protein MDRRKKREKTTVTKPSTVDAPSPPKISPSEAFLVTLSTVFGLGLAFYVANSGFSIDLVTDPSRTIFFIWIVELPIVILLYSRYRQNPRQCMYLRAVGRGLLAVPIGALLNCLGAIALGAPVTFQFLPKTVNWSLMMSLFTTVPASCVLGSSWAHWKRIFAQTQPNGSVEYLICLPAHGAVIGGWFGAWPMPLDWERPWQEWPICVSYGAIGGYMVGLVASCVFVLACARSQHVKQT; from the exons ATGGATCGccggaaaaagagagagaaaacgaCGGTAACTAAACCCTCAACGGTAGATGCTCCCTCGCCACCGAAAATCTCACCTTCAGAGGCATTCCTCGTCACACTTTCTACTGTTTTTGGGTTGGGTTTAGCGTTCTATGTTGCTAATAGTGGCTTCTCAATAGACCTTGTCACTGATCCTTCTCGCACTATCTTCTTCATCTGG ATTGTGGAGCTTCCAATTGTGATCCTTCTCTACAGTCGCTATCGACAGAATCCCCGGCAATGCATG TACCTGCGAGCCGTTGGACGTGGCTTGCTAGCAGTTCCAATAG GGGCGCTACTAAATTGTTTAGGAGCTATTGCTTTGGGGGCACCTGTCACCTTTCA GTTTCTCCCAAAGACTGTAAATTGGTCTCTTATGATGTCATTGTTCACA ACAGTTCCAGCATCATGTGTTCTTGGTTCATCATGGGCTCATTGGAAGCGGATCTTTGCACAAACACA GCCAAATGGATCTGTAGAgtatttgatttgtttgccaGCTCATGGAGCAGTTATTGGGGGCTGGTTTGGGGCTTGGCCAATGCCACTTGACTGGGAGAGGCCATGGCAG GAATGGCCTATTTGTGTGAGCTATGGAGCAATAGGTGGGTACATGGTGGGATTGGTAGCATCATGTGTCTTTGTTCTTGCTTGTGCTAGATCGCAGCATGTCAAACAAACATGA